In Scatophagus argus isolate fScaArg1 chromosome 14, fScaArg1.pri, whole genome shotgun sequence, the following proteins share a genomic window:
- the LOC124071172 gene encoding oligodendrocyte-myelin glycoprotein-like: MRSRHVLLKLPPNETLLELLLVLLLGVQVLAVCPSVCSCSRSHREVDCSWRGLRQLPDGLQHNMLSLNLSHNRFHNLDGQLTSYTHLRFLDLSHNRLSHLPTSLPRSLWHLYATYNRLQLLDKNDTVYQWNLRMLDLSNNRLERAIFINNTLINLCMLNLSHNHFWTLPTNMPANLETIDLSHNLLVKVLPGSLNKLLKLTHFYLHANRFSMLPFGVLDKLTSLRLITLDNNPWACHLNADITYLVSWTQQTPAHVLGCPCHTQPVCGGVRPGRTGGWHFASYNQPPMAASAQDLNSMHSPTSITEWWYSSVSSLLSTPHNHIETWRTSRHTSTATPISISTLLPRSIDTHLTISHVSESDSPSAAERMFHTDSHLISDTKEASARDSLHTIQSPFTDTNFITQTPTVADTTLATDPFLTTESSSIQTKKTTTLRTRSVRRQNQSLPSGVSNSSPALATCSLLPLLNKLGLLSLLLQQIR, translated from the exons ATGAGAAG CAGGCATGTGCTGCTGAAGCTGCCCCCTAATGAGACCCTCCTGGAACTCCTGCTTGTGCTGTTGCTGGGTGTGCAGGTGCTGGCCGTGTGCCCTTCCGTGTGCTCCTGCAGCCGCAGCCACAGAGAGGTGGACTGCTCTTGGAGGGGTCTGAGACAGCTGCCCGATGGCCTGCAGCACAACATGCTCTCCCTCAACTTGTCCCACAATCGATTTCACAACCTGGATGGCCAGCTCACTTCATACACCCATCTCCGCTTCCTTGATTTGTCTCACAACCGGCTAAGCCACCTGCCCACCAGTTTGCCTCGTTCCCTCTGGCATCTCTACGCCACTTACAACCGGCTCCAGTTGCTGGACAAGAATGACACAGTCTACCAGTGGAATTTGCGAATGCTCGACCTGTCGAACAACAGGCTGGAGCGGGCCATCTTCATCAACAATACACTGATCAATCTGTGCATGCTCAACCTAAGCCACAACCACTTCTGGACTTTGCCTACCAACATGCCAGCAAACCTAGAGACTATTGACCTGTCCCACAACTTGCTCGTGAAGGTGCTGCCAGGCTCTCTGAACAAGCTCCTCAAACTAACTCACTTCTATCTGCACGCTAACCGCTTTTCTATGTTGCCCTTCGGAGTGTTGGACAAGTTGACGTCACTTAGACTCATCACTCTAGACAACAACCCTTGGGCCTGCCACCTTAATGCCGACATCACCTACTTAGTCTCCTGGACTCAGCAAACCCCTGCCCACGTCCTGGGCTGCCCCTGCCACACTCAGCCTGTCTGTGGAGGGGTTCGCCCTGGCAGGACTGGAGGATGGCACTTTGCCTCCTACAACCAGCCCCCCATGGCAGCAAGTGCCCAGGACCTGAACTCCATGCACTCCCCCACCAGTATCACTGAGTGGTGGTACTCGTCTGTGTCTTCTCTGCTAAGCACCCCACACAACCACATAGAGACTTGGAGGACATCTCGCCACACCTCCACAGCCACACCCATCAGCATCTCCACCCTGCTACCCAGAAGCATAGACACACACCTGACTATTAGTCATGTTTCAGAAAGTGATAGCCCATCTGCCGCAGAGCGAATGTTCCACACTgattctcatctcatctctgaCACAAAGGAAGCCTCAGCTCGTGACAGCCTCCACACCATCCAATCCCCTTTTACTGACACAAACTTCATTACTCAAACACCCACCGTGGCTGACACGACATTGGCCACAGACCCATTCTTAACAACAGAGAGCTCCTCCATCCAAACAAAGAAGACGACCACTCTTCGCACCAGGAGTGTCAGGAGGCAGAATCAGTCCCTTCCCAGTGGCGTCAGCAACAGCAGCCCAGCTCTTGCTACTTGCTCCTTGCTCCCTCTCCTAAACAAGCTGGggcttctgtctctccttctgcaACAGATTCgctga
- the LOC124071173 gene encoding mucin-5AC gives MKGLLFLLYGTEILSAVLCGTENPTTSTAGLNSSGKTEVQSATMLVTVPTSSFTSPRSTPKISSSMTTRSPTPPAQFSSRPSTSSSPGSQPTTLIAYFYRKECLPILMVTGGLLIACTFLLLSTLLLACKVCQLSGRIKALRSNTDVMESFMESAKKDTSEPETEPKETNMQMTDFSQTQEETGNGTTVEEGGTVNENNNKEVGDADNSEATSAAPVSIAQDVSSSKLQEEATNSQPTTAVEASTSEGTEEPTDVV, from the coding sequence ATGAAaggcctcctcttcctgttgtaTGGCACAGAAATCCTGAGTGCAGTATTGTGTGGGACCGAAAATCCCACAACATCTACTGCTGGATTGAATAGTTCAGGTAAAACTGAGGTACAATCAGCCACAATGCTGGTCACTGTTCCAACCAGTTCTTTCACTTCTCCCAGAAGCACACCTAAGATCAGCAGCTCAATGACAACTCGGTCACCCACACCTCCTGCCCAATTTTCCAGTCGTCCCAGTACTTCATCTTCACCTGGCTCACAGCCCACCACGCTGATTGCGTATTTTTACAGGAAGGAATGTCTTCCGATACTCATGGTGACTGGAGGACTGCTTATAGCCTGtacttttctgctgctttctactTTACTGTTAGCATGTAAGGTGTGCCAGTTGAGCGGCCGCATCAAGGCACTGAGAAGCAACACTGATGTGATGGAATCCTTCATGGAAAGTGCCAAGAAGGACACAAGCGAGCCAGAGACAGAACCCAAAGAGACCAACATGCAAATGACTGATTTCAGTcaaacacaggaggagacagGTAATGGTACCACTGTGGAAGAAGGAGGGACAGTAAAtgagaacaacaacaaggagGTGGGAGATGCTGACAACAGTGAGGCAACTTCAGCTGCACCTGTATCCATTGCTCAGGATGTGTCCTCCTCAAAGCTGCAAGAGGAGGCTACCAACTCCCAACccaccacagctgtggaagCCTCCACCTCTGAGGGCACAGAGGAACCAACAGATgttgtgtag